The sequence GCCATCCCCCCTTTCTCATAGGCTGTTTCCCCGTATTTTTCCAACCGTTCCTTAAGTTCTTTTAAGTCCTTGCGGTCTGTGGTAATCAAATCCTTTTCTAACCGGCTTGCCTTAAATTCTACTAACAAATTGTTATTATTGGTAGAAATCAAAGCGTTTCCTCTTTCAAATCTAGTGATTGCAAGCATCTCTGCTTCTGACAAATCCAATTCCTTTTTAACGACTTCTGCTTCCTTATGTTCCAAATTCAAAATAATCTTTGTCTTTGTATTATTTAAAACACCCTTGCCATACTTTCCGCCTTTTAAAGAGAAGAAATCTTCTAAATCCTGGCTAGCACATACCGCAGCTCCTCCATACCCACGTATGGTCTTAAAAATTTCAAGAATATAATTTGCCGTCAATTCATTCGTTGATAAAAGTGCCCAGCATTCATCAATAAAAATAGCCTTTTCTTTTGTACGGTCTTCTTTTGCTTTTGACCATACAAAATCCAAGGCTGTAAAAGTAGCAAGTCCCAAGTCGCTTTGCATTTCTGAAATATCCAGTATCATATATTTGTTATCAGAATCTATATTTGTCTGATGATTAAAATTGGAAGAAGAACCATTGACCAGACGATTTAAAATATTCGCCATACGTCTGGTTTCTTCTTTTTTCAAAAGCACCTGATAAAGATCTCCCAAAATTGGCATTTCTTTATACTTTCCAGGGTGAATCTGATCCCACAAACTTGCATTATCATGAGTAATCCCTTTCTTCTGATAGGTAATGATAAATGCCTCGTCTAAAAGCTGACGTTCTTCATGGGTAATATCTGGAATTAAAATGGTAAAGAAAATATGCAAACTCTGGATTTTCATAGCAAGTTCTGAACGCTCTGAAGCCTGTCCGTCTAAAATTACTCTTGCACTTTGATCACTTGGTCGTATCTCCATGATATTAATGCCATATTTGGATCCTGGTGCAATCTTCAAATATGCCCCGCCTATATTTTTGCACGCCCTTGCCAGCTCATGCCCTTTTTCTGGAGCAATGATAAATACCTGAATATTTTTCCTACGCATTCTAAGAGCCATAAGCTGCAGACAAAAGGTTTTTCCTGCGCCACTGGTTCCTAGAATCGCAATATTTGCATTTTTGTAAATTTCACTATTAAAAATGTCAACGATTACAAGAGAATTGTTTGCTTTATTCACTCCCATCAATATTCCATCACGATCTGACATTTCATAACTTACAAAGGGATAACAGGATGCAACACCAGAAGTCAAAACATTCCTTTTCGATTTCTGGTATAAGTTTTTATCTAAATTCAAAATTGGAAGGGAAGATAAAAATGCCGTTTCTTCAGAAAATGTGCATTTGGCAGTTCCAATGTCCTGTGAATTTAACAGTTTGGCCATTTCTCTTGCACGCCACTCTACTTCTTTTTCTGTATACCCAGTAATGGTAATCAGCATGGACATATAATACAGTTCCTCATTCCCACTAAGTCCTCTTTTCAGATAAAAGCCGGCACGTATGGATTCTGACAAATCATCAAAATCACTATTGGTGTCATAAGTTTCCTTTAATCTTGATCGGTTCAAACGTATCCTTCGCCCAATGCGTTCCATACTTTTTCCTTTATCCTGTTTAAAGAAAAAAATATCAACATCAATCCCTTCCCCTGCATTGATAATCAGGGAAATCCAGCCAGCTGGAACTCTCATACGATATTTTCCGGAAGGAATATATAAATACGTATGGTAGACACCATCAAAGACCACACAGTTTCTGTGTTTAAAATCCAACGTTTTAGGAGCAAACAATTCGGTTACTGGAATGTAAGGAAGGCTTTCTTTTCCATTTTCCTCCTGATACCATTGCGTAACCATTTTAATCCGCTCTGAAAAAGGTACAGTCACACTGGTTCTGCGGTTCAGCAACTGGTAAAACAATTCTACACAAAAACGTGACTCGTTTTCATGTTCTAAGACTACATTGCCACATAATGCTAAATATTTCTTAGCTGTCTGCACGGTTGTTCGCATATACTGATAGACTTCTTTTTCCTTTGGTTTCCGATTTCCATCATAAGATTGGAATTCAAAAATCAGGAAAAATCGTCTTGTCACCGCTTCTTTTGTTCCAATAGATCGGATCAGCCGTGCATAATCCTCTTGAAGAACTCTGCATTGTTCGTCTTCTTCTGCTGCAATCTCCTGCTGTATTTTTTCCAGATATTCTGAAATATCTGCTTTTTTAGAAATAACTTTAAACTGCATTTTTACCGGTGCAATTTTCAAATAACTCAAAAAAGAAAATACAACATTTCTCTGTTCGTTTGGTGACCGAAGTAAAAAATTAATCGGCAGGACTTCTACAATTTTCACATACCGATGATCTGTTGTATAAATAATTCCATCTTTGATTTTCTGGATTGGCAAGTAAGAAGACGCCCAGGTAACTGGTAAAAAATCATGTTTTTCTTCAACTTCGTCTGATTTTCTCTTTCCTCCGGACTCTAACTGTGCATTTTCTCTTACTGATTTTCTTTGGTATTCTGCCTGACTGAGCTGTTTTTGCAGTCTGTGTTCTTCTTTCTTCTGCTGTTTTCGCACCTTACTTTCTTCCAATAACTGCTTTCTCTCAGCTTTCTTCCGCTCCAACTCCAGTATTTTCTGCTCTTTTTGCTGACGCTTTTCTTCCTTTTTTGCCTCTTTTAACCGTTCTTCCAGTTCCTTTATTTCCTGACTGATGATGATTTCCTCCTCTCTTACGGCGTTTATGTTCTTTTCTTTCTATCCGCCGCTTTCTCTCTAACTGGTATCTTCCGCTTGGTGTTGTAAGCACTCTTCTATTTTTCAGAAAACATAAGATATGAAACAGATAAGAAGTCAAACGCTCTCCTTGCACACCAATGACTGCAAAAATAGCAACTGGAAGAATAAAGATAATGCCCAAATAGATTTTCGTTCTCCCCTCCACTGGTATCTGCAGCAAAATTTTCAATAAAATAAGCGACATAACTGCCGCTTCAATTACATTGCCCGCACTTACTCTTCCAGAAAACCATTTCCCTGATTCTGCAAAATTCGGCGGTATGGTATAAGTATCTACTTTTTCTCTTTCTGACATTTTCTGCCTCCTATGTATATGGTTGCTTTTTCCTGTGTACAAACAGATAGCCTGCAAGGGAAATAATCAATAATGGAATGCTCAGCTTCCCTATGAATTCTAAAACTTCTTTTGAGACGTTATCTGTTTTCAGTTGTTCTGTTTGCGACACATTTTCAGATTCTTGTATTGCTTTTTCTTCTGTAATTGTCCCGATACATTCTTCTATCACCTGAAGATTTTCCATTTTCAGTTCTGATTCTTTCAGAGTAAATTCTTCAGTATCATAGAACACCTTATATCGACGATCTTTCTCTATCGCATCTATGGATAATTGATAATTTCCAGGTGATAACTCCAAATTGGTGCTATACTGATTTGCTTCACACAATTCAAACAGATATTCTACCCCATGTTTTTCTTTTACACTTCCCTCTACAGTTCCTGCAAAATCTTCAAAAACTTTTGCGCGTATC comes from Coprococcus phoceensis and encodes:
- a CDS encoding VirB4 family type IV secretion system protein, encoding MQFKVISKKADISEYLEKIQQEIAAEEDEQCRVLQEDYARLIRSIGTKEAVTRRFFLIFEFQSYDGNRKPKEKEVYQYMRTTVQTAKKYLALCGNVVLEHENESRFCVELFYQLLNRRTSVTVPFSERIKMVTQWYQEENGKESLPYIPVTELFAPKTLDFKHRNCVVFDGVYHTYLYIPSGKYRMRVPAGWISLIINAGEGIDVDIFFFKQDKGKSMERIGRRIRLNRSRLKETYDTNSDFDDLSESIRAGFYLKRGLSGNEELYYMSMLITITGYTEKEVEWRAREMAKLLNSQDIGTAKCTFSEETAFLSSLPILNLDKNLYQKSKRNVLTSGVASCYPFVSYEMSDRDGILMGVNKANNSLVIVDIFNSEIYKNANIAILGTSGAGKTFCLQLMALRMRRKNIQVFIIAPEKGHELARACKNIGGAYLKIAPGSKYGINIMEIRPSDQSARVILDGQASERSELAMKIQSLHIFFTILIPDITHEERQLLDEAFIITYQKKGITHDNASLWDQIHPGKYKEMPILGDLYQVLLKKEETRRMANILNRLVNGSSSNFNHQTNIDSDNKYMILDISEMQSDLGLATFTALDFVWSKAKEDRTKEKAIFIDECWALLSTNELTANYILEIFKTIRGYGGAAVCASQDLEDFFSLKGGKYGKGVLNNTKTKIILNLEHKEAEVVKKELDLSEAEMLAITRFERGNALISTNNNNLLVEFKASRLEKDLITTDRKDLKELKERLEKYGETAYEKGGMAK